In Deltaproteobacteria bacterium, the genomic window CCAAAAAACTGGTTGATGGAGGTTATCGGTTCACGTATGCCGACATCGACGAGGTTTTACAAAAGATCATTCATCCAGAATAAACGTGATCGCGCATTCGACGCGATATTCCAGAATCTTGCCGTTATCCACCTTGCATTTTTGCGAGGTCACCTCCAGCCCGGTGATTCCGTGCAGGGTTTTGGAAGCCCGTTTGATCGCCTGATTGACGGCCTCCTGAAAGCTTTCCTTCGATGAAGCAATGACTTCAGTCTTGCGTGCAACGGCCATGGAAACCTCCTTTTTGATCGTTAAAATTTGGAAATAAAATTCAACTTGTCCCCTGTTCACTGAGACAAACTGATGATGGTGTCATCATCGAAATTGGTCCAATAGACGTTGGAACTGTCCAGCACGACCATCGAGGGACGACCCTGTCCCGACGCAAGTGTCACGGAATCGCCGCCATCAATCGGGACCCGCATGACTGTGCCCCCCTCGGCGGTTGTCCAATAAACGCTGGTTTCGTCAACGGTCATGCCATGAGCACCGTCCTGGTCCGAGGCAAGGGTGACCGGATCGCCGCCATCAATGGCCACCTTCATCACCGTGTCGCCGTCGAAGGTAACCCAATAAACACTTGTACCGTCGACCGCGATGCGATCGGGAAGGTTCTGGCTGGAGGCAAGCGTCACCGGAGCTCCGCCATCAATGGCCACCTTCATCACCGTCCCTTCGCTATTGTTGGTCCAGTAAACGCTGGTGTCATCCACCGTGATGCCGTGGGGAGAACTCTGTCCCGAGGCAAGCTCAACCGGATCGCCGCCGTCGATTGACACCTTCATCACCGTGCCGCTACCGCTGTTTGTCCAGTAGACACTGGTTTCATCGACAGCGATTCCCCACGGAGTGCTTTGTCCCGAGGCAAGCTCAACCGGATCGCCACCGTCGATGGCCACCTTCATCACCGTGCCGCCGCCGTAGGTTACCCAGTAAACGCTGGTATCGTCCACAGCGATGCCGAAGGGAGAACTCTGGTCCGAGGCGAGCGTGACGGGAGTACCGACTTCCTCCTCGTCGGTTCCATCATCGGCATCGGTATCGCCGTCATCCTCGTCATCAACCACCTCGTTGACGGCGCCGCTACAGGCGACAATCGCCATCAGCGCGAAAAAAAGCGCCCTCTTTTTATTCCTGTTTGACAGCATGGCCCCCATCCTTTAAATTACCGGTCAACGACAGATTCTCCCCGTCCCCAAATATGGAGAAACACTCGAAAAAAGTCAACCGATGAATGCCTTCAAAAAAATTCTTCTTCTCATCCCTTCAGGCCTTATTTTTCTGCTCGCGGCCTGTGCCAATGTCCAACAAATCGATCGGGGGCGTCTTTCGAAAAAGACAATGCAGATTGAACCGATGCCTCATCAGAAAACTTTCATCGACGAAGCGCATTCCATCCGTGAAGGGGCCGCAGGCGGGGTGGATCAGAATGCCGGAGGCGGCTGTGGGTGCAATTAAAAAGGGGGCCCAAATTGTCCTCCTCATCATCTGCCTGGAAGGAACGGCCGTCGCCCGGACAAAATTCGAGCTGATCATGGGCTTCATGAACCAATTCGGGCATGAAGGGAAACAGGTTTTTGACGGTTCCGGCAACGAAAAAACCGACATTTATGAACCGGTCCTCTTTTTAGAGCATCAGATCACTCCCAAGACCAGAATTTTCGGCAGTTTTCTGGCGGATCTCTGGTCTTCCGCCTCCGAGGCGATTTTTGATACCGACACGGGGGCCTCGGGCCGCGCCGTGGCGGGGGGAACGCCGGATACCACGTTGAAAAGGCGAATCGCCCTTGACCTGGGGGTATCCCAAAAAATCAAGACATGGACGATAACGCCTCGTGCGGGATACGCCTACGAATTTGACTACCGTTCCATCAACGGCGGTCTGCGCGTCGACAAAAGTTTTGCAAAAGATAATTTTATCCTGTCTTTGGACTACCATGCCTATTTCGACAAGGCCCGTCCCCTTGATGCGGCGAGCGGAGAGTTTACCCCCTGGCAACCCAAAAGGGTTCACACGGTCAATGTGAGCGGCTCCCAGATTTTGACCCCTTCCGATTTGATTCTTGTCGGTTACAGCTTCACCCATCAATCCGGATTTCTTTCAGGAACCGAGAATTCCGTCGACTTAAACGGCAATCGCGTCAGCGAGGTTCTGCCCGATCGGCGCCTCCGACACGCCGCCACCCTCCGTTACATCCACGGATTTACCGACGCCCTCGCGGTCCATATCGATAACCGCCTCTACTTCGATGACTGGGGAATTCTCTCCCCTACCTTCGAGCCTTCCCTCTATCTGGCGTTTAACGATGACTCGGGCCTCATCAAATTTTTCTACCGGTTTTATCTTCAAAGCGCCTCGACCTATTACCAAGACTCCTTCCCCGTCCAGAAAAGATTCATGACGAGCGATTCGGATCTGGCCTCCTTTCAGGCCCATGAAGGGGGAACCATGATCAGCTACCAGTGGGACTTTCATGGCTGGGTCAAGGCGATTACATTAAGCGGGGCCGGTCTTTATTATCACCGGTCCAACGGTTTGAGCGCCGCCGTTTATGAGTTCGGCTTTGGAGGGGCCTTTTGATGGAGCCGGCGGAACTGATCCGGAAAGAATGCGCCCTGATGGGTTCCCCTTTTACCATCCGGGCCTACGCCTCTCCCCACATCCCTTTAAGGCTCATCCACCAGTGGATTGAGCTTGCCTTCGGCGAAATTGCCCGAATCGAAGACCTTCTCACCGATTTCCGTCCCAGCCCCTTAAACGAAATCAACCGGATGGCGGGAATCCGGCCGGTTAAGGTCTGCCGCGAGATTTTTGATCTTCTTGAATTGTGCCTTCAAATATCCAGAGACTCCGACGGGGCCTTTGACATCAGCTACGCCTCCGTCGGCCTCGTATGGCGGGAGGCCATGAAAACCGGCGTCCCCCCGGCGCGGGAAGAGATCGATCGGGCAAAACAGTTCGTCGATTTTCGAAAAATCGGGATGAATCCGGAAACCCGGGAGGTTTTTCTCCCGCATCAGGAAATGAAAATCGGGCTTGGGGGCATCGGAAAAGGGTATGCGGTCGATCGGGCCTTCCATTTGCTCAAGGGCCTGGGGGTTGAAAATTTCGCCGTCAACGGCGCGGGCGACATCCGCGTCCATTCTTCCCCCTTGGCGCCGCGACCCTGGAGAATCGGCATCCGTAATCCTTTCGCCGAAAGGGATGCGGCCATGGGAGGGCTTCTCCTGCAAAACGGCGCCGTTGCGACCTCCGGCGATTATGAGCGTTTTTTCCGTCATCGGGGGAAAAGCTACCATCATGTCCTCGACGGTCGCACCGGCGAAATCACTCGGGGGATTTCCAGCGTCACGATCATGGCCGCCAGCACCGTGACGGCCGATGTCTGCGCCACAACAGCCATGGCCCTCGGGCCCGACGAGGGGCTGAAATTTCTGGAAAATAAGCGGGGCCTTTCCGGTTTTTTGGTCACGGCCGACGGGTCCGTCATTAGAACGGAAAACCTTCCCAAGGCCGAGGCCGGTCAATGGTCCTGAAAAAAAGGAGACGCCATGAAACGTCTTATTTTTGCCGTGTCTTTATCCCTGTTTTTTTGGATCGCCGTCGGGACAACGGCGGAGGAGATGGCCCCTGATTTCACCTTGGCCTCCCTTGACGGCCGGACGGTCTCCCTTCGCGACTATCGGCACCGAAAGACCGTCGTCATTAATTTTTGGGCCGGCTGGTGCGACGCCTG contains:
- a CDS encoding dodecin domain-containing protein; this encodes MAVARKTEVIASSKESFQEAVNQAIKRASKTLHGITGLEVTSQKCKVDNGKILEYRVECAITFILDE
- a CDS encoding DUF5050 domain-containing protein; the encoded protein is MLSNRNKKRALFFALMAIVACSGAVNEVVDDEDDGDTDADDGTDEEEVGTPVTLASDQSSPFGIAVDDTSVYWVTYGGGTVMKVAIDGGDPVELASGQSTPWGIAVDETSVYWTNSGSGTVMKVSIDGGDPVELASGQSSPHGITVDDTSVYWTNNSEGTVMKVAIDGGAPVTLASSQNLPDRIAVDGTSVYWVTFDGDTVMKVAIDGGDPVTLASDQDGAHGMTVDETSVYWTTAEGGTVMRVPIDGGDSVTLASGQGRPSMVVLDSSNVYWTNFDDDTIISLSQ
- a CDS encoding DUF4266 domain-containing protein; the encoded protein is MNAFKKILLLIPSGLIFLLAACANVQQIDRGRLSKKTMQIEPMPHQKTFIDEAHSIREGAAGGVDQNAGGGCGCN
- a CDS encoding DUF3570 domain-containing protein, with the translated sequence MGAIKKGAQIVLLIICLEGTAVARTKFELIMGFMNQFGHEGKQVFDGSGNEKTDIYEPVLFLEHQITPKTRIFGSFLADLWSSASEAIFDTDTGASGRAVAGGTPDTTLKRRIALDLGVSQKIKTWTITPRAGYAYEFDYRSINGGLRVDKSFAKDNFILSLDYHAYFDKARPLDAASGEFTPWQPKRVHTVNVSGSQILTPSDLILVGYSFTHQSGFLSGTENSVDLNGNRVSEVLPDRRLRHAATLRYIHGFTDALAVHIDNRLYFDDWGILSPTFEPSLYLAFNDDSGLIKFFYRFYLQSASTYYQDSFPVQKRFMTSDSDLASFQAHEGGTMISYQWDFHGWVKAITLSGAGLYYHRSNGLSAAVYEFGFGGAF
- a CDS encoding FAD:protein FMN transferase translates to MEPAELIRKECALMGSPFTIRAYASPHIPLRLIHQWIELAFGEIARIEDLLTDFRPSPLNEINRMAGIRPVKVCREIFDLLELCLQISRDSDGAFDISYASVGLVWREAMKTGVPPAREEIDRAKQFVDFRKIGMNPETREVFLPHQEMKIGLGGIGKGYAVDRAFHLLKGLGVENFAVNGAGDIRVHSSPLAPRPWRIGIRNPFAERDAAMGGLLLQNGAVATSGDYERFFRHRGKSYHHVLDGRTGEITRGISSVTIMAASTVTADVCATTAMALGPDEGLKFLENKRGLSGFLVTADGSVIRTENLPKAEAGQWS